A window of Eubacteriaceae bacterium ES3 contains these coding sequences:
- a CDS encoding transporter substrate-binding domain-containing protein, which translates to MISKKNIITPVLFLLIMVLILMTGCESQTLFEDDTNKTDELTEIESLSSNKLLILTSEYKPYTSEELVGNGFFTRIIEEVLEEADLEYEVAFYPWERGLEMVENGQAFATFPYIANERRKEAFLFSDGVVTCRHRFYILKANQDLAQQGMNFTQLGDFSGYTFGGANGYWYGTKEDVEKEGLAVEWANDTEALFKMLYSGRIDFIIEDELVADLTIARLFPDDTDAFMILPNVASTHDYHMLVSRDYPDSEEFLEKFNAALQKLKDNGEIDRILVENGIAH; encoded by the coding sequence ATGATTAGTAAAAAAAACATAATAACGCCAGTTTTATTTCTATTGATAATGGTGCTTATATTAATGACGGGGTGTGAAAGTCAGACACTTTTTGAAGATGATACAAATAAGACGGATGAATTAACTGAAATAGAAAGTCTTTCATCGAATAAACTGCTTATTCTAACTAGTGAGTATAAGCCCTATACCTCGGAGGAACTGGTGGGGAATGGTTTTTTTACAAGGATCATTGAAGAAGTTCTGGAGGAGGCGGATCTTGAATATGAAGTTGCCTTTTATCCCTGGGAGAGAGGACTGGAGATGGTTGAAAATGGTCAGGCCTTTGCAACTTTTCCCTATATTGCAAATGAAAGACGAAAAGAAGCTTTTCTTTTTTCAGATGGGGTGGTCACTTGCCGACACCGTTTTTATATTCTAAAAGCTAATCAGGATCTTGCTCAGCAAGGGATGAATTTTACTCAACTCGGTGATTTTTCAGGCTATACTTTTGGCGGGGCCAACGGTTACTGGTATGGAACAAAAGAAGATGTTGAAAAAGAAGGTTTGGCGGTGGAATGGGCAAACGATACCGAGGCTCTGTTTAAGATGCTTTACTCCGGTCGGATTGACTTTATTATTGAAGATGAGTTAGTGGCTGATTTGACCATTGCCAGATTGTTCCCGGATGATACAGATGCTTTTATGATACTTCCTAATGTAGCCTCAACCCATGATTATCATATGCTGGTATCCAGGGACTACCCGGATTCCGAGGAATTTCTGGAAAAATTTAATGCAGCACTCCAAAAACTCAAAGATAATGGCGAAATAGATAGAATTCTGGTTGAAAACGGGATTGCTCATTAA
- a CDS encoding amino acid permease codes for MFNKKETTEEKAGLRTFEGVYTPTLLTILGVILYLRMGWVVGNAGLLGAVIIILLAHVITLTTSLSMASMLTNIKIGAGGAYAIITRSLGHEMGGAIGIPLYFSQTISTAFYITGFSELWVSFFPDHSQILVGVITWAMLTGISLLSAKLAFRIQYIVLAAVFLSLISFILGPNLSSGRIVMNGSFADADFWTTFAIFFPAVTGILTGATMSGDLKDPRKSIIKGTLAAVITGLAVYLFVAYWFAHQASQTMLLNDPSIIFKLSKVQALIVAGVMGAVLSSALSTLVSAPRTLAALAENRVVPFSPFLAKPNKRGEPFNAILLSSGLSALVIIFGNLDSLAELLTMFFLTTYVMINMVVFVEEFTGVISYRPTMKIPIIIPLTGSIGCIAVMFLINPIFTIISFIIIVTLYVILKRHNFSSPSGDVRGGIFVAIAEWAAQKSAAIPDHPRIWKPAIAVPIENPANFKRVSRIILSLTYPAGRVYYISTTEATAFEPEQIDEIDQAISLLPDKNIFVQKTLISESDFDTTLRPVLQSLQSSYLPPNIVFFTISDELEKRQRLYRIMASIEVLNLSYFCLWLHPKQGFGIEKKINIWLRDKSPNNDLIVLTALQLSRNFAAEINLCRVIGPEDDRNSVYAEMAAFIDNTRLPVNTKICVYTGSFVYHVKTVDADFNIIGMPFERDYMSQTINASPCSILFVSSCGSEDAML; via the coding sequence TTGTTTAATAAAAAAGAAACAACCGAAGAAAAAGCTGGCTTAAGAACTTTTGAAGGAGTTTATACTCCCACATTATTGACGATTCTAGGCGTTATTCTCTACCTGCGAATGGGTTGGGTTGTAGGAAATGCCGGTCTTTTAGGCGCTGTGATCATTATTCTGCTGGCTCATGTCATCACTCTGACGACTTCTCTGTCAATGGCGTCAATGCTGACCAATATAAAAATTGGTGCCGGTGGTGCCTATGCAATTATAACCAGGTCGCTGGGGCATGAAATGGGCGGGGCAATCGGCATACCCTTATATTTTTCCCAGACTATCTCAACGGCTTTTTATATAACCGGTTTTAGTGAATTATGGGTGTCTTTTTTTCCAGATCATTCGCAGATACTGGTTGGGGTAATTACCTGGGCGATGTTAACTGGGATTTCTCTGCTGAGTGCCAAACTGGCTTTTCGAATTCAGTACATTGTGCTGGCGGCCGTATTTTTATCACTGATCTCTTTTATACTGGGACCGAATTTAAGTTCAGGTAGAATTGTGATGAACGGATCTTTTGCGGATGCTGATTTTTGGACAACATTTGCCATTTTTTTCCCGGCTGTTACAGGTATTCTGACCGGTGCGACGATGTCAGGAGATTTGAAGGATCCCCGAAAGAGTATCATTAAAGGAACGCTTGCAGCAGTTATTACTGGTTTGGCGGTTTATCTTTTTGTAGCCTATTGGTTTGCCCATCAGGCGAGCCAGACTATGCTGCTCAATGATCCGTCAATCATATTTAAATTGTCTAAAGTACAGGCTCTGATTGTTGCCGGGGTGATGGGGGCGGTTTTATCCTCAGCTCTTTCCACTCTTGTGAGTGCACCACGTACCCTGGCAGCACTGGCAGAAAATCGAGTTGTACCTTTTAGTCCTTTTCTGGCAAAGCCTAATAAAAGAGGAGAACCCTTTAATGCGATTTTGCTTTCGTCAGGATTATCAGCCCTGGTAATCATCTTTGGGAATCTGGACAGTCTGGCAGAACTCTTAACGATGTTTTTTCTGACCACCTATGTGATGATTAATATGGTTGTTTTTGTTGAAGAATTTACCGGTGTGATTAGCTATCGGCCAACGATGAAGATACCAATTATTATTCCGTTAACGGGATCGATTGGTTGTATTGCGGTGATGTTTCTGATCAATCCTATTTTTACCATTATTTCATTTATTATTATAGTTACACTTTACGTTATTCTAAAGCGGCATAATTTTTCATCCCCTTCAGGAGATGTTCGAGGAGGGATTTTTGTAGCAATTGCCGAATGGGCGGCACAAAAGTCGGCAGCAATTCCTGACCATCCACGGATCTGGAAACCGGCGATTGCGGTGCCAATTGAAAATCCTGCAAACTTTAAGCGAGTGAGCAGAATTATTTTGAGCCTTACCTACCCGGCAGGCCGTGTTTATTATATTTCGACGACCGAAGCAACTGCCTTTGAACCTGAGCAGATTGATGAAATAGATCAGGCGATCAGCTTATTGCCGGATAAAAATATTTTTGTTCAGAAGACTTTAATCTCAGAGTCCGACTTTGATACGACGCTTCGACCTGTTCTTCAAAGTCTGCAATCCTCCTATTTGCCGCCAAATATTGTGTTTTTTACAATTTCTGATGAGCTTGAAAAACGCCAAAGACTTTACCGTATCATGGCATCTATAGAGGTACTTAACCTTTCTTATTTTTGTCTGTGGTTACATCCCAAACAGGGCTTTGGCATCGAGAAAAAAATTAATATCTGGTTACGGGATAAAAGTCCTAATAATGACTTGATTGTTTTAACAGCCTTGCAGCTGAGCCGTAATTTTGCCGCTGAAATTAATCTTTGTCGAGTGATCGGACCAGAAGATGACAGGAATTCAGTTTATGCGGAAATGGCGGCCTTCATCGATAATACCAGACTTCCAGTCAATACTAAAATCTGTGTATATACAGGTTCTTTTGTTTATCATGTAAAGACGGTGGATGCAGATTTTAATATAATAGGCATGCCCTTTGAAAGAGATTATATGTCTCAAACGATTAATGCATCACCCTGCAGTATTCTTTTTGTATCCTCGTGTGGATCTGAGGATGCTATGTTATAA
- a CDS encoding rRNA adenine N-6-methyltransferase family protein, translating into MFKHIRFLIEGLKSPRKIGAVAPSSKMLAAEMIKDINFSSAKCIIEYGPGTGVFTEKLIKNKRPETILLVIEQNRSFYKELLKRYKEIDNLILINGSAENVEKYLHELKIQQADYVVSGLPFASLPKTASDLILQKTRKILKNDGKFITFQYTLLKKSYISTYFTQIDLDRVFFNLPPAFVFKCRNH; encoded by the coding sequence ATGTTTAAGCATATAAGATTTTTAATTGAAGGACTTAAATCTCCCCGGAAAATCGGGGCAGTAGCTCCCAGCTCAAAAATGTTGGCTGCTGAGATGATTAAGGATATAAATTTTAGTAGTGCGAAATGTATTATTGAATACGGACCGGGAACTGGTGTTTTTACCGAAAAACTGATTAAAAATAAAAGGCCGGAAACGATTCTGCTGGTAATTGAACAGAACCGGTCATTTTATAAAGAATTACTGAAAAGATATAAAGAAATTGATAATCTGATTTTAATAAACGGCTCTGCTGAAAATGTGGAAAAATATTTACACGAGTTAAAAATTCAACAGGCTGATTACGTGGTATCAGGCTTGCCCTTTGCCAGCCTCCCCAAAACGGCTTCGGATCTGATTCTTCAAAAAACCAGGAAGATTTTAAAAAATGATGGAAAATTCATTACCTTTCAGTATACCCTGTTGAAAAAGTCCTATATTAGTACATATTTTACTCAAATTGATTTGGATAGGGTTTTTTTCAATCTTCCGCCAGCTTTTGTATTCAAGTGCCGGAATCACTAG
- a CDS encoding GntR family transcriptional regulator, with product MAARKETPIYMQVAVDVAGRIARDNLKVGQKISGRTTLASEYNVSPETIRKALWLLEEVGIIKVAHGSGSYIASKAYAEEFIERYKVKFSVNDFKKEIMLLMRQRDEIEQRMNDAMNNIIDYTSRFKNSEQIMIYEYFLDYETELPEKSIADLNLNKEIGVTLVGISRAGKMMIAPPAEEIIRAKDTLYYVGINAADLRLDGYLHQIYDI from the coding sequence GTGGCAGCAAGAAAAGAGACACCGATCTATATGCAGGTAGCAGTGGATGTGGCAGGCAGAATTGCTCGGGATAACTTGAAAGTTGGGCAAAAAATCAGTGGTCGAACGACCTTAGCCAGTGAATACAATGTATCACCGGAGACGATCCGCAAGGCCCTATGGCTTCTTGAAGAAGTGGGAATTATCAAGGTTGCCCACGGTAGCGGATCTTATATCGCCTCAAAGGCTTATGCTGAAGAATTTATTGAACGCTATAAAGTCAAATTCAGCGTCAATGATTTCAAAAAGGAGATCATGCTTTTAATGAGGCAACGGGATGAAATTGAGCAGAGAATGAATGACGCGATGAATAATATTATTGATTATACCAGCCGTTTTAAAAACAGTGAGCAGATTATGATCTATGAGTATTTTCTTGACTACGAAACTGAACTGCCGGAAAAAAGCATTGCTGATCTGAACCTTAACAAGGAAATCGGGGTAACTCTGGTGGGAATCAGCAGAGCCGGAAAAATGATGATTGCACCGCCAGCCGAAGAAATTATCAGGGCTAAAGATACGCTTTATTATGTAGGTATTAATGCAGCTGATTTGCGGTTAGATGGTTACCTGCATCAGATATATGATATTTAG